The Flaviflexus equikiangi genome contains the following window.
TGCAGCTGCGGATTGCCGAGGACGATCCTCTCCAGGGCGTCGTTGCGAGCACGCGCACGATCATCCTGGACGTAGTCGAGGGTCAGGTCGAAGACGCGGCGCAGAGAATCCCACACCGGCTCCCCTGATGGGCGATCGTCGAGAGCATCGGCGAGTCGATCGCCGAAAAGATCGTACTTGCCGATGACGAGATCGTCTTTGGATGCGAAATAGCGGAAAAACGTCCGCTTGGACATGCCGGCGGCTTCAGCGATCTGACCGACCGTCGTCTCGTCGTAGCCGCGCTCGAGGAAGAGATCTTGAGCCACGGACGTGAGCTCGGTTTGGACGAGGCGGCGGGTGCGGTCCCGCAGGGACGGAGAGTGATCGGACATGACACCAGTATAGACACAACATGACACATGTGACACCCGGTGACACAGACAGCGTGTAGTGTCACCTACATCGCCGCCTGACGTCACGAATGGAGTACACATGAGCAAAGTATGGTTGATCACCGGTTCGTCGAAAGGATTCGGACGTGCCTTCACGGAAGCCGCCCTCGAACGGGGCGACAGGGTTGCCGCGACAGCTCGAGACACGTCGACTCTCGCCGATCTCGCCGAGCGCTACGGGGATGCGATCCTGCCGCTGACCCTCGACGTCACGGACCGGGATGCAGCATTCCGTGCGGTCTCGTCTGCCCACGAGACGTTCGGACGCCTCGACGTCGTCATCAACAACGCCGGCTACGGTCTCTTCGGAACGGTCGAAGAGATCACCGAGCAGCAGCTGCGCGACCAGCTCGAAGTCAACCTCTTCGGCGTCCTCCACGTCACCCAGGCAGTCCTCCCGATCATGCGGGAACAGGGCTCGGGACACATCATCCAGGTCTCATCGATCGGCGGCCTCGTCGCATTCCCGAACCTCGGCGGCTACCACGCCTCCAAGTGGGCACTCGAGGCTCTCTCGGACTCTCTCGCCCAGGAAGTCGCAGGCTTCGGCATCAACGTCACCATCGTCGAACCGACAGGCTTCGATACCGACTGGTCGACCGCTTCCGCCGTCTT
Protein-coding sequences here:
- a CDS encoding TetR family transcriptional regulator, coding for MSDHSPSLRDRTRRLVQTELTSVAQDLFLERGYDETTVGQIAEAAGMSKRTFFRYFASKDDLVIGKYDLFGDRLADALDDRPSGEPVWDSLRRVFDLTLDYVQDDRARARNDALERIVLGNPQLQARYLEKMQRVQDLLVGRVAARLGDDESSPRAAAIVGAAFACMQAARIAWLRSDQTQPFGDYLDDAMTAFILQV
- a CDS encoding SDR family oxidoreductase; protein product: MSKVWLITGSSKGFGRAFTEAALERGDRVAATARDTSTLADLAERYGDAILPLTLDVTDRDAAFRAVSSAHETFGRLDVVINNAGYGLFGTVEEITEQQLRDQLEVNLFGVLHVTQAVLPIMREQGSGHIIQVSSIGGLVAFPNLGGYHASKWALEALSDSLAQEVAGFGINVTIVEPTGFDTDWSTASAVFADPLPQYAPLHEGMAAQRATTTQPKPVGFGDAILAVVDAETPPRRVFFGESATQIVPHILNQRLTDLAEWNSVSRLAEGK